CACAGGAACAGCCTCAGTCCTTGAGCACACCAAAGCAAACTCCAATTTTACTTCATGCAGAGTGATTAAAAGCCCATTTTTTGGGCTGTTTGCTCTGGCTCAGTGCAGCCAAGCAATGCTTTAACATATTGAGTGGCCTCCAAGCAGGAACCTTGAGATGGACCCAGCCATTGAGCTGTGCCATGGGAGCCTGCATTGGTTTTCTTCCCTGGTGGAGCCAGCATTTAACACTGATGGTGCCTCATTAAGTTGGTAGCAGTTGTGTGAGGACCTTTGTTTGGCAGCTGGGACAAACGTGatgtccccaggcagctccagctgtgtgtAAGAATGTGCTGGGCCTGGTGGGATGGAGGGAACCAGCTTTGTCACAGTGGTGCTGTGCATTTCTGGAGAAACCAGTGTGGAGAACACCCTggagtgctggctgctgctcagcagtgcctcCATGGCATCCAcacttcttgtttttctctgttttgtccCCACAGTCACTAGGTTGGGGTGGATGAGGTGCTGGGAGAGAACACAGCCAgaacagctgacccaaactgggTCATTCCTCACCACACAGTGCCACAATGATAAACCTGGAGGTGGAGGCTCTCTTTGGAACTCACCCCACCTCAGAGACTCAGAAATTGTACATCAGGGAAGAGAGTGATCCCTCCATCCAGCAAATCCCCCTGCTGGGAACCACTTCATTCTCTGATAAAAGTTCATCAGAGAGCTGGTTGGTCTGTGGTTTCTCGTTCTGGCTGGTGAAGAGGAGGGTAGATTGCTTAGGGAAGgggaagagctgctctgagagcaAAATCTGACAGCCCTGGTGAGATTTCTGCAAGAGCTGTTGCAGTTTGCTTACTCCCAATGGAGAAGCccagctgggaagcaggaaGGGAGGCTGATGGGCTCAGGATGTGTGTGCCTGGGTGGGGAGAGCCAGAGGGTttcagtgcccagctgggaggtTACTTTAGGTCTGCAGTGagggaaatgtttgtttttcttgaatttcCTATGATCTCTAGATAGAGTTTCCTTGGCTGAGGTTCGCTGGCCACGCTGAGTGCTCAGCAAGCtcagcctgtggctgctgcagatgggggAGATGTTCATTTCCCTCTCAGTAATTGATCATTTATGGGAATAGTCCGTGGAGGGGCTCTGTTCTGGCAGGTCCTGTCACATTCCCTGAGcctttctgctccctgccctccccagtgcTTGCTTCTCTTCTCTTGGACAACACTCCACGAACTGCATTTACCTGTAAGAGGTGACAGCTTTCATGCTTTCTTGTGAACTCAGCAGTTTTGGTAGGAGATCTTCACAAATATCCTGCACAAAATTAaggacagagcctggagctctACTAAAACAGCAGTCCATATTCCTCTGAGTGAGGCCTGTGGCTCCCTCCTGTCCTTTCAAGGCTCCATTTGTCTCCCTTCAGGTCTGATACTGCCATTAACACAATTAAGATTGAACTAGTCGGCAGGAACCTTTAGTTTTCCTTTCCTAGATGCAATCAGGTGCATGAAGAAAGCTGTAAAGCTACTTTTTAGCTGTTAAAGGACATAATGGCTTTCCCTTATATGTGCTTGGTCAGAAGTAGAACACAGAATTTCCCTGATTTTGAGATCTGTCCCTATGTACAACCACTCTATTACCTTTTTAACACTCTTAATTACTTGGTTTATGTCATTATTTCAAACCCTCAGATTTCAACATTTTGTTCAGAGGAGGTAAAAACACTCTAGCTGGTTGTCATGAAATTTAGTTTAGACTAAAACATGTCCTGTGAGTAAGTCTGCTAAATGACCTTATGCACTTCTCATTGTAATCCAGAATTGCCAGGCAAGTTGAGTAATTAGTTGTGCAAAACGAAATAACTTTAAATCCTCACATTGAGTAATGACCCAGAAAAATCACTTAAGCTATACAATAGGAACAACTCAAAGCATTTggctttattttcacttttgtagCTCTACCCCCTTTGATGAGGaacaggctctgctctccatcccttcattccctggctcctggctTTGCCCAGAACAATGTCCATGGCTCAGCTGTTCTGCCCTAAGAAATCAAAACTTGTGATAAAGCTACAGGGTAGGTCTAACAGCACCACATGAGGGTTGAATAATGTTTGATAAACCAGAAATTCATACCTGTTAAAAGAGCTGAGATGAGCCCAAATGATGAAATCCTTTATGCAGATCAGCCaggtggctgcagagggaggggaagggaaaaccTGCATGTGCTGTGGGTGTACCTGCTGAGGAAATGTCCTTGCTGACCATCCAGGAGCCCCTCTGGCACCACCAGAGCTGGGGTCAAGGCACCTTCACAGCTACAAACCCACAGAACTCAGTCACAGCAGGTTTGCtcaccagctcagctcccatGGCAGAGTTCtcatctaaaaataatttagtcaCGGTACAACATCACAAAAAGCCTGAGCTGGTGCCTCCAAGGAGGGGGACTACAAACAGAGGAAACCCAGGTGTTTTATACCCCCACAGTGCAAAGTCTGAGGTTTTCTAGGTGAGTCCATGGCTCCTGATGTGTCACCTGGCTGTGTCACCAGACCATGGATGAGCCAGGGACACAGGTAGCTGATTACTCACAGCACATGTTTTAGTCTAAACTAAATTTCATGACAACCAGCTAGAGTGTTTTTAcctcctctgaaaaaaatgttgaaatctAAGGGTTTGAAATAATGACATAAACCAAGCAATTAAGAGTGTTAAAAAGTAATAGAGTGGTTGTACATAGGGACAGATCTCAAAACCAGGGAAATTCTATGTGTTCTACTTCTGACCTTCCAACCAAGCACATATAAGGGAAAGCCATTATGTCCTCTAACAGCTAAAAAGTAGCTTTACAGCTTCCTTAATGCACCTGTTTGCATctagaaaaggaaaactaaagGTTCCTGCAGACCAGGCTCCCAACTACAACTGAGCTCCCAAAGCCAGTGAACTCAAATCAGAATTCTGAAACATCAGGTAACAAGAGAGACATTGCCCTTGAGGCAGTGTGAGTTAAGGTACAAAACCACAGCATTTGTTTATGAAGGTGGGTAGGGAAGCATCAGGAAAAGTTCCACGAGCCTGCCAGGATCAGATTTCTCCTTGGCAACCTGACACATAAAAGGGTCTCGTAGCCACTGTGTTCCCAATCTAATCCCTGCTGGCTGTACAATCCAATCTGCCACCGAGGGGAGAAGATGAAGtgttttaataagaaaatgagcCGTTTGCAATGCACTTTTAATTGGatcaatttttcctttattacacaatctttaaaaaccaaacacataCGTATGACCAGACAAGCTCTTCCTCCAGATACAGAGCAGGAGCCAAACTATTTCAACATAATCCTTAATTACTCCATTTCACCGCGTTTGGCAGATGATCATGACACTGTGTGGGAGCACCACAGCAAGTAGAGCTCTGTAAAATCATCTCAGTCGAGTTTTTTCAGGGGATGTGCAGAGCCTGGGTGAGGGAcagcaggttttctttttcccttttctccttgaAATCTCAGactggaagagctgcaggcaAGACAGAGCCCCAGGCGCTGACTGCAGTGTCCTGGCCCACCAGTGCCTCACAGGGTggtgttatttttcttaatcCTCTGAGTGAGAAACAGATGACAGACACTTTGTTTGAACTCTGTAACCAGGAACAGGCTGGAGTAACCAACTGCTCAGTTTACTGCaccagcttttaattttttccttttaattttttttttttttcaagcactCCAGGAAATGTTATTGCTAGTAGTTGTGCtgtttattgcaaaaaaaaaaaccacaggaacagaaaattaCAGAGGTACATATTATCATAGATAATATTGCTTTAATTATTCGGGTCCACAGTAGTCTCCTGTGTGGAGCAGTTCTTGGAAGCAGGagaaatgtttaaaagaaaccagaaggagaggagctgccactgccataaaattggaaaaatgcCTTCAGTTACAATGTCATGAActtcagcacagcccagtaATCATCATCACTTCCCCAAAACACATATTCAAGATGAGAAAGGTTCCTCAAATTGCTGTCACATGCCTTGGGCAACTGCCTCCTCCCAccaaaaaagagaagcagagaatgTGAATGGCAATGTAAAAGTTGGTAGCCTTGGcaagcacacagagcagctcaggagggaaggggagctgGGTCCCTGGGCCACCTCAGCACCACCAACCACCTCGTGTCTCAGCTCCCTTCTCCACAAGCTTTTTCCAGTACATTATAGCAGGAGAAACTGGAAGCTGCCCTGATGGAAGATCCATCAcacagctgtgtttgtgtgctcaCTCCTTCAGCACTGGCTGAGCACaacaaagagagggaaaaaaaaagcccaaatcccaccaaaatcTGCTTCCAGCATTTTTTCTGCAATCCCTTTAACTGCCAAACATCCAGctagagcagcagcagctcaccaACCTGTTTCCCTTTGCTGTTTCAGCAGGGAAAAGTATAtgggcttaaaaaaaataaaaaaaatcacctgttGCAAATATGTTGTAGGACAAGTAGCAAACAATTTGCTGGAGCATGGCAGCCACtataaaatcagcttttataTTGTCTGTCGTGGCCCCAAATTTGCAACTACACTGTTGATGGCAACAAATAAATGCACTGCAGTGTAACTATTATCTGTGGCAGATTAACATGCTACCACTGTGCCCTATTTAAATGCATCTTTCCTTCAATAAACTATTCTGGGCGAGCAGCACCACACTGAGGTACACATTTAtcagccaggagagcagctctgtgggggcCTTGGTTCacacagctgcagttttgtGCTTCATTTGGCCCAAAGCCTTGATGAGCAGAAATGCTGGTGCCTGCTggtgctgtggaaaaaaagaattactaaaaaaaaaaaaaaataatctgaggaATGTAGTGTTTTGCtgtgcaagggaaaaaaaaggcagtgcaCCAATGGATGTGCTtccaaatcttaaaaaaacagaaatgaaacagtCCCCCCTGCCCATCCTTATCTCAGAAATGAGTAACTTGCACAGAGGAGGTGCAGATGAGTGGAAAGCTATTGCTAAATGCAGTGGTCTGGAATGCAGAGTGAAGTGCAGGTGAACATACAATATGTTGCATTTAATCTCATTTCCTACATTCTCCCATTCTTATTCCCCCAGctcttccccccttccccaggaAGTTTTAGATACCAGATAAACCTTCCAAAGAGAGTTTCCAGGACacatttaataataaaacaacaGTAAATAGCAACCCTAgatttcccctcttttttttcttttttctccagccCTCTCCCTTTTACTCCCCTTCTATCTAGCAGAACTCTTATTAGTAATAAAACCCCTGTCTTCTTACAACTCAGGAATAAAGAGGGCAATTTTCTGGCTCAGCTCGGTCTCCCACAATTGCACAGTACTCACTTCACACAGAACAGACACAATTCACAAATGGCATGACGGGGCAATCTCCTGAACAccagaaaaatgggagagaCAACCCTGTCTCGTCAGGGTGGAAGCAAAGCTTCATCTCCGTGCAGCTGAAGTGGCCATTTCGTTTTATGCAGTGCTGCAAGCACAAATTGCTCTCTCTAGGAGTTGCCCAGACAACTGCTACCCAGTTCCTTGCAAGTGCCACAGGATTGCCTCTGCTAGTTCTCTCAGGGAAGGTGATTTAGAGCAGTCAGTCAGTGTTTATGGCACAAAGAAAGACACAATGGTTGAAGCTGGAAGTGTAGGAGATGTGTGGCATAAGGAGGTGAAGAGGTTTATGGAGTGACTAGTCACAAGAACCAAGACTGCAAAGGATGGATCCTTTCCATCGCGCTTGTCCTTATTTGTAAGgattttatataaaaaacaagaagaaaaagcagaccaccaccaccaccacaaaagCTACTTTGTTTCTAAACACAGAACATGATGACCTGTATGCCAAATCCCCTTCAGCTATGGCACAATCTTCCTGAAGGCTTGACACTGGTTCCCGTCGGATTGCAAGGAGGCTGCAAGAATCTCCACTGCCAAGACAGGCTTTGCTTGCAACCAAGCCTTTAAGGGGTGGAGTATCTTCTCAGGTGGTAACTGTAGATCTTAATGCAATGATCCCAACagtccagcaccagcagctgccctttGGGAGTAACAGCAATACCCACCGGGCAGGTGAGTCCCTCCCGGATCAGGATGTTGTAGCCGCCTCCTTTaggaaaatgcaggatttcCTTACGACTGCTGTCAGCAACGATCAGGTCTCCCCTGGAATCAACACACATCCCAGCAATGCACCTGAAATCCTCATTCTCAGAGAAGAAATGGCTAATCTGGCGCCCCAGCTGCCCATCTGGGCCGACGGAGCCGATGGAGAAGCCTCCTTCCAAGTGGTGCTCGTACTGCCGGTTCTCCAGGTtgagccccagcccctgagtGAAGTAAATGGTCCCTTCAGCGTCGCAGGTGACAAACTTGGGGCGCACGGCGCTGCACAGGCAGCTGTACTTCACCACCCCCACGCCACGGTCCACGGTGAAGCACCAGAGCTTGCCCCCTTCCACATCAGTGACCACGAATTGCCCCGAGGGCAGCGCGGCGATGCCCCAGGGCTTGCTCAGCTGGCTGCGGTGACACGCCACGCAGTGGCCGTCCATGGTGTACACCTTGACAGAGTTGTCATAGCTGTCTGTCACACCGATCAGCCCGTGGCAGTTCATGGTGACAGAAAGAGGGGTCAAGTTGGGCAAGTCTGCTCCAAGGAAACTCAGCACGAAGCTGTCGATGCCGCTGGGGCTCCGGCGGATCTCCTTCAGGAAGCCCTTGCGGGTAAAAACCTGGATTCGGAAGTTGCCCCGGTCTGCCACAAGCACCTCGCCTTGGCTGGTGACGTGCAGGCTCACAGGGAGGTTGAACATCCCTGGCAGGCTGCCCTTGGAGCCCATCTTCTTGATGAAGGAACACTGCTGGATGCTGGGGGCTGCTTCAGGCATCCTTGGCTTGGCTGGCGAGGAATGGGGGGTGCAGCTGGGTTCCTCCTGCACCAGGTCAGGCTCCCTAAATGGTACAAAGGAGGATGCTGCATTTTCCATGAGGGATTCCTCCACGTTAACGGTGCGGGGTTTCTTCACCACCTGCCCAATCTGCAGTGGCCCCACATGGCTCACCTTAAGGAGTTCCACCTCTTGGAGAGTCAGCTCCCTCGGGAGGCTGTTTGTCAGTTCTGGCTCTTCCTCATCCCCTGCCTCCTCCAGGAGAGCTATATCCCCCTGCTTTATTTTGGCAAGGAAATAGTCACAGCGAGACATTATCTGCACTTCTGCTAAGTTCAGCAGGTAAGCCTGCTCTTCCATCACCTGGTTATTTATCTTCTCCACTTCAGTCAAAGAGGTGGTGAAGAACTTACGTGACCTGGCCAGTTCTTCCTGGATCTTGCGCTCCTCTTTGCTGTACTCCTGCAGAACCGCTTTGTATCTGGATTGCAGGTCTCTTGAAACATCCTCCAGAGcagctttccttttctgcagatcACCCATGAGCTCCCGAAGCCTGGCAAGCCTCATTCCAAACTCCCTCCTACGCTCCTCAGCAGCCTCTTTGATAGCCATGACTCTGTGTCCTGGGGGCATGTGCGAAGCCTCCTTGCAAGGCTCACACAAGACCAAGCTACAGCTCTTGCAAAAGTGTCTTGGCAGCCTCCTCCCGCAGACCTTGCACATGAGGAGTCCCACCACTTCCCCCAGGCCGGCCGTGTCGATGATCTTCAGCACGGTGAGGTT
This window of the Camarhynchus parvulus chromosome 17, STF_HiC, whole genome shotgun sequence genome carries:
- the TRIM32 gene encoding E3 ubiquitin-protein ligase TRIM32; protein product: MAAAPFLNSDALREVLECPICMESFTEEHLRPKLLHCGHTICKQCLEKLLANSINGIRCPFCSKITRITSLAQLTDNLTVLKIIDTAGLGEVVGLLMCKVCGRRLPRHFCKSCSLVLCEPCKEASHMPPGHRVMAIKEAAEERRREFGMRLARLRELMGDLQKRKAALEDVSRDLQSRYKAVLQEYSKEERKIQEELARSRKFFTTSLTEVEKINNQVMEEQAYLLNLAEVQIMSRCDYFLAKIKQGDIALLEEAGDEEEPELTNSLPRELTLQEVELLKVSHVGPLQIGQVVKKPRTVNVEESLMENAASSFVPFREPDLVQEEPSCTPHSSPAKPRMPEAAPSIQQCSFIKKMGSKGSLPGMFNLPVSLHVTSQGEVLVADRGNFRIQVFTRKGFLKEIRRSPSGIDSFVLSFLGADLPNLTPLSVTMNCHGLIGVTDSYDNSVKVYTMDGHCVACHRSQLSKPWGIAALPSGQFVVTDVEGGKLWCFTVDRGVGVVKYSCLCSAVRPKFVTCDAEGTIYFTQGLGLNLENRQYEHHLEGGFSIGSVGPDGQLGRQISHFFSENEDFRCIAGMCVDSRGDLIVADSSRKEILHFPKGGGYNILIREGLTCPVGIAVTPKGQLLVLDCWDHCIKIYSYHLRRYSTP